Proteins encoded in a region of the Larimichthys crocea isolate SSNF chromosome XVI, L_crocea_2.0, whole genome shotgun sequence genome:
- the aclyb gene encoding ATP-citrate synthase isoform X1, with protein MSAKAISEQTGKEFLYKYICTAAAVQNRFRYASVTAETDWDRLTQEHSWLLTERLVVKPDQLIKRRGKLGLVGIDLDLQGVREWLNGRLMRETTVGKAKGVLKNFLIEPFVPHTQEEEFYVCIYATREGDYVLFHHEGGVEVGDVDAKAERLMVAVDEKLSEEQVREQLLTNVPDDKKEILASFIVGLFNLYEDLYFTYLEINPLVVTEDGVYVLDMAAKIDATADYICKAKWGDVEFPPPFGREAYPEEAYIADLDAKSGASLKLTLLNPRGRIWTMVAGGGASVVYSDTICDLGGVDELANYGEYSGAPSEQQTYDYAKTILSLMTREKHPQGKVLIIGGSIANFTNVAATFKGIVRAIKDYQGPLKEHEVTIFVRRGGPNYQEGLRVMGEVGKTTGIPIHVFGTETHMTAIVGMALGHRPIPNQPPMDAHTANFLLNASNSAMTPATTRTASFSEPRTSNDVTPAKKSKAGLPADCLHSILWPLKNVVTGDWKEAQASSGCSGAKATTLFRKQTKAIVWGMQTRAVQGMLDFDYVCSRDEPSVAAMVYPFTGDHKQKFYWGHKEILLPVYKNMADAMKKHTEVDVLISFASLRSAFDSTMEAMQYPQIHTIAIIAEGIPEAQTRKMIKMADEKGVTIIGPATVGGIKPGCFKIGNTGGMLDNILASKLYRPGSVAYVSRSGGMSNELNNIISRTTDGVYEGVAIGGDRYPGSTFMDHVLRYQDTPGVQMIVVLGEIGGTEEYRICQGIREGRISKPVVCWCIGTCATMFTSEVQFGHAGACANQASETAVAKNQALRDAGAYVPKSFDELGDVIKTVYDELVANGTIIPAQEVPPPTVPMDYSWARELGLIRKPASFMTSICDERGQELIYAGMPITEVFKEEMGLGGVLGLLWFQRRLPRYACQFIEMCLMVTADHGPAVSGAHNTIVCARAGKDLISSLTSGLLTIGDRFGGALDAAAKQFSKAFDSGMLPMEFVNKMKKDGKLIMGIGHRVKSINNPDMRVQILKDFVKQHFPSTHLLDYALDVEKITTSKKPNLILNVDGFIGVAFVDLLRTCGGFTRDEADEFVEIGALNGIFVLGRSMGFIGHYLDQKRLKQGLYRHPWDDISYVLPEHMSM; from the exons ATGTCGGCGAAAGCCATCTCAGAGCAGACGGGAAAAGAGTTCTTGTACAAGTATATCTGCACTGCAGCGGCCGTGCAGAACCGCTTCCGCTATGCCAGTGTCACCGCCGAGACCGACTGGGACCGCCTCACACAGGAGCATTCATGGCTGCTAACAGAA cGGTTGGTGGTAAAGCCGGATCAACTAATCAAGCGGCGCGGGAAGCTCGGCCTGGTGGGCATCGACCTTGACCTGCAGGGTGTCCGAGAGTGGCTCAACGGCCGCCTCATGAGAGAGACCACT GTGGGAAAGGCAAAGGGCGTGCTGAAGAACTTCCTCATCGAGCCGtttgttccacacacacag GAGGAGgagttttatgtgtgtatttatgccACGCGTGAGGGCGACTACGTGCTTTTCCACCACGAGGGAGGAGTGGAGGTGGGCGATGTGGATGCCAAGGCCGAGAGGCTGATGGTTGCGGTGGATGAGAAGCTGAGCGAGGAGCAAGTCAGAGAGCAGCTCCTCACAAACGTTCCTGATGACAAGAAAGA AATCCTGGCCAGTTTTATTGTGGGCCTCTTCAACTTATATGAAGACCTCTATTTCACCTACCTTGAAATCAACCCTCTAG tCGTCACCGAAGATGGAGTGTACGTCCTCGACATGGCAGCCAAGATCGATGCCACGGCAGATTACATCTGCAAGGCTAAATGGGGTGATGTGGAGTTTCCACCACCATTTGGCAGAGAGGCATATCCAGAG GAGGCGTACATAGCCGATCTGGATGCAAAGAGTGGTGCCAGTCTGAAGTTGACCCTGCTAAACCCTCGTGGCAGGATCTGGACCATGGTGGCTGGAGGAGGGGCTTCAGTAGTCTACAG CGACACCATCTGTGACCTTGGAGGGGTGGATGAACTGGCAAACTACGGCGAGTACTCTGGCGCACCCAGTGAACAGCAGACCTACGACTACGCTAAAACCATCCTCTCTCTCATGACACGGGAGAAACATCCTCAAG gGAAAGTGCTAATCATCGGAGGAAGTATCGCCAACTTCACCAATGTAGCAGCCACATTCAAG GGCATTGTCAGGGCCATCAAAGACTACCAAGGTCCTCTGAAGGAGCACGAGGTCACCATCTTCGTTCGACGTGGCGGGCCCAACTACCAGGAGGGGCTGAGGGTGATGGGGGAAGTAG GGAAGACCACAGGTATTCCTATCCATGTGTTTGGTACCGAGACCCATATGACGGCCATTGTTGGAATGGCTCTGGGCCACCGGCCAATCCCTAACCAACCCCCGATGGATGCGCACACCGCCAACTTCCTCCTGAATGCTAGCAACAGTGCAATG ACTCCAGCTACAACAAGGACCGCTTCCTTCTCTGAACCTAGGACGTCTAATGATGTCACCCCAGCCAAAAAGTCTAAAGCCGGTCTTCCAGCAG ACTGTCTTCATTCTATACTGTGGCCTCTGAAGAATGTGGTCACAGGCGATTGGAAAG AAGCGCAAGCTTCTTCAGGCTGCAGCGGAG ccaaagccaccacactcttcagaaaacagacaaaggccATAGTCTGGGGCATGCAGACACGAGCCGTGCAAGGCATGCTGGACTTTGACTACGTATGCTCCCGGGATGAACCCTCAGTGGCAGCCATGGTCTACCCCTTCAC TGGGGATCACAAGCAGAAGTTCTACTGGGGCCACAAGGAGATCCTGCTGCCGGTCTATAAGAACATGGCTGACGCCATGAAGAAGCACACCGAGGTGGACGTCCTGATCAGCTTTGCCTCACTGCGTTCAGCTTTCGACAGCACAATGGAGGCCATGCAGTACCCACAG atCCACACTATCGCCATCATAGCTGAGGGCATTCCTGAAGCTCAGACAAGGAAGATGATCAAGATGGCTGATGAGAAAGGTGTCACTATCATTGGCCCCGCTACG GTTGGTGGCATCAAGCCTGGCTGCTTTAAGATCGGCAACACGGGTGGCATGCTGGACAACATCCTGGCTTCCAAACTTTATCGTCCTGGCAGCGTGGCCTATGTGTCGCGCTCTGGGGGAATGTCCAACGAGCTCAACAACATCATCTCTCGCACCACGGATGGCGTATACGAAGGTGTGGCCATCGGAGGAGACAG ATATCCGGGCTCCACATTCATGGACCACGTCCTTCGTTACCAGGACACTCCAGGGGTCCAGATGATAGTGGTGCTGGGAGAG ATTGGAGGCACAGAGGAATACAGGATCTGTCAAGGCATCAGGGAGGGCAGAATAAGCAAACCCGTGGTGTGCTGGTGCATTGGAACCTGCGCCACTATGTTCACTTCAGAG GTTCAGTTTGGCCATGCAGGAGCTTGTGCCAACCAGGCTTCGGAAACAGCTGTAGCCAAGAACCAGGCTCTGAGGGACGCTGGAGCTTATGTACCAAAGAGCTTTGATGAGCTGGGAGATGTCATCAA GACTGTCTATGATGAGCTGGTGGCCAATGGTACCATCATTCCTGCTCAGGAGGTGCCACCCCCAACAGTACCTATGGATTACTCCTGGGCCAGG GAGTTGGGCCTGATCCGTAAACCAGCCTCATTCATGACGAGCATCTGTGACGAGCGAGGCCAGGAGCTCATCTACGCCGGCATGCCCATCACTGAGGTCTTTAAAGAGGAGATGGGTTTAGGAGGAGTGCTTGGCTTGCTTTGGTTCCAACGCAG GTTGCCGCGCTATGCCTGCCAGTTCATTGAGATGTGCCTGATGGTGACTGCTGATCACGGGCCCGCCGTCTCCGGTGCACACAACACCATCGTCTGTGCTCGCGCTGGCAAGGACCTTATTTCAAGCCTGACCTCTGGCCTGCTCACCATT GGGGATCGTTTTGGAGGAGCTCTGGATGCAGCCGCGAAGCAGTTCAGCAAAGCGTTCGACAGCGGCATGCTGCCCATGGAGTTTGTCAACAAGATGAAAAAGGACGGCAAGCTGATCATGGGCATCGGCCACAGGGTCAAATCA ATCAACAACCCAGACATGCGGGTGCAGATTCTGAAGGACTTTGTCAAGCAGCATTTCCCTTCGACCCACCTACTCGACTACGCTCTAGACGTAGAGAAGATCACCACCTCCAAG AAACCCAACCTGATCCTCAACGTAGACGGTTTTATTGGTGTTGCCTTTGTGGACCTGCTCAGGACGTGTGGTGGCTTCACACG GGATGAAGCTGACGAGTTTGTGGAGATCGGCGCACTAAATGGGATCTTTGTCCTCGGACGTAGTATGGGCTTTATTG GACATTACCTGGACCAGAAGAGGCTGAAACAGGGTTTGTACCGCCACCCCTGGGACGACATCTCCTACGTGCTCCCTGAGCACATGTCCATGTAA
- the aclyb gene encoding ATP-citrate synthase isoform X2, whose product MSAKAISEQTGKEFLYKYICTAAAVQNRFRYASVTAETDWDRLTQEHSWLLTERLVVKPDQLIKRRGKLGLVGIDLDLQGVREWLNGRLMRETTVGKAKGVLKNFLIEPFVPHTQEEEFYVCIYATREGDYVLFHHEGGVEVGDVDAKAERLMVAVDEKLSEEQVREQLLTNVPDDKKEILASFIVGLFNLYEDLYFTYLEINPLVVTEDGVYVLDMAAKIDATADYICKAKWGDVEFPPPFGREAYPEEAYIADLDAKSGASLKLTLLNPRGRIWTMVAGGGASVVYSDTICDLGGVDELANYGEYSGAPSEQQTYDYAKTILSLMTREKHPQGKVLIIGGSIANFTNVAATFKGIVRAIKDYQGPLKEHEVTIFVRRGGPNYQEGLRVMGEVGKTTGIPIHVFGTETHMTAIVGMALGHRPIPNQPPMDAHTANFLLNASNSAMTPATTRTASFSEPRTSNDVTPAKKSKAGLPAEAQASSGCSGAKATTLFRKQTKAIVWGMQTRAVQGMLDFDYVCSRDEPSVAAMVYPFTGDHKQKFYWGHKEILLPVYKNMADAMKKHTEVDVLISFASLRSAFDSTMEAMQYPQIHTIAIIAEGIPEAQTRKMIKMADEKGVTIIGPATVGGIKPGCFKIGNTGGMLDNILASKLYRPGSVAYVSRSGGMSNELNNIISRTTDGVYEGVAIGGDRYPGSTFMDHVLRYQDTPGVQMIVVLGEIGGTEEYRICQGIREGRISKPVVCWCIGTCATMFTSEVQFGHAGACANQASETAVAKNQALRDAGAYVPKSFDELGDVIKTVYDELVANGTIIPAQEVPPPTVPMDYSWARELGLIRKPASFMTSICDERGQELIYAGMPITEVFKEEMGLGGVLGLLWFQRRLPRYACQFIEMCLMVTADHGPAVSGAHNTIVCARAGKDLISSLTSGLLTIGDRFGGALDAAAKQFSKAFDSGMLPMEFVNKMKKDGKLIMGIGHRVKSINNPDMRVQILKDFVKQHFPSTHLLDYALDVEKITTSKKPNLILNVDGFIGVAFVDLLRTCGGFTRDEADEFVEIGALNGIFVLGRSMGFIGHYLDQKRLKQGLYRHPWDDISYVLPEHMSM is encoded by the exons ATGTCGGCGAAAGCCATCTCAGAGCAGACGGGAAAAGAGTTCTTGTACAAGTATATCTGCACTGCAGCGGCCGTGCAGAACCGCTTCCGCTATGCCAGTGTCACCGCCGAGACCGACTGGGACCGCCTCACACAGGAGCATTCATGGCTGCTAACAGAA cGGTTGGTGGTAAAGCCGGATCAACTAATCAAGCGGCGCGGGAAGCTCGGCCTGGTGGGCATCGACCTTGACCTGCAGGGTGTCCGAGAGTGGCTCAACGGCCGCCTCATGAGAGAGACCACT GTGGGAAAGGCAAAGGGCGTGCTGAAGAACTTCCTCATCGAGCCGtttgttccacacacacag GAGGAGgagttttatgtgtgtatttatgccACGCGTGAGGGCGACTACGTGCTTTTCCACCACGAGGGAGGAGTGGAGGTGGGCGATGTGGATGCCAAGGCCGAGAGGCTGATGGTTGCGGTGGATGAGAAGCTGAGCGAGGAGCAAGTCAGAGAGCAGCTCCTCACAAACGTTCCTGATGACAAGAAAGA AATCCTGGCCAGTTTTATTGTGGGCCTCTTCAACTTATATGAAGACCTCTATTTCACCTACCTTGAAATCAACCCTCTAG tCGTCACCGAAGATGGAGTGTACGTCCTCGACATGGCAGCCAAGATCGATGCCACGGCAGATTACATCTGCAAGGCTAAATGGGGTGATGTGGAGTTTCCACCACCATTTGGCAGAGAGGCATATCCAGAG GAGGCGTACATAGCCGATCTGGATGCAAAGAGTGGTGCCAGTCTGAAGTTGACCCTGCTAAACCCTCGTGGCAGGATCTGGACCATGGTGGCTGGAGGAGGGGCTTCAGTAGTCTACAG CGACACCATCTGTGACCTTGGAGGGGTGGATGAACTGGCAAACTACGGCGAGTACTCTGGCGCACCCAGTGAACAGCAGACCTACGACTACGCTAAAACCATCCTCTCTCTCATGACACGGGAGAAACATCCTCAAG gGAAAGTGCTAATCATCGGAGGAAGTATCGCCAACTTCACCAATGTAGCAGCCACATTCAAG GGCATTGTCAGGGCCATCAAAGACTACCAAGGTCCTCTGAAGGAGCACGAGGTCACCATCTTCGTTCGACGTGGCGGGCCCAACTACCAGGAGGGGCTGAGGGTGATGGGGGAAGTAG GGAAGACCACAGGTATTCCTATCCATGTGTTTGGTACCGAGACCCATATGACGGCCATTGTTGGAATGGCTCTGGGCCACCGGCCAATCCCTAACCAACCCCCGATGGATGCGCACACCGCCAACTTCCTCCTGAATGCTAGCAACAGTGCAATG ACTCCAGCTACAACAAGGACCGCTTCCTTCTCTGAACCTAGGACGTCTAATGATGTCACCCCAGCCAAAAAGTCTAAAGCCGGTCTTCCAGCAG AAGCGCAAGCTTCTTCAGGCTGCAGCGGAG ccaaagccaccacactcttcagaaaacagacaaaggccATAGTCTGGGGCATGCAGACACGAGCCGTGCAAGGCATGCTGGACTTTGACTACGTATGCTCCCGGGATGAACCCTCAGTGGCAGCCATGGTCTACCCCTTCAC TGGGGATCACAAGCAGAAGTTCTACTGGGGCCACAAGGAGATCCTGCTGCCGGTCTATAAGAACATGGCTGACGCCATGAAGAAGCACACCGAGGTGGACGTCCTGATCAGCTTTGCCTCACTGCGTTCAGCTTTCGACAGCACAATGGAGGCCATGCAGTACCCACAG atCCACACTATCGCCATCATAGCTGAGGGCATTCCTGAAGCTCAGACAAGGAAGATGATCAAGATGGCTGATGAGAAAGGTGTCACTATCATTGGCCCCGCTACG GTTGGTGGCATCAAGCCTGGCTGCTTTAAGATCGGCAACACGGGTGGCATGCTGGACAACATCCTGGCTTCCAAACTTTATCGTCCTGGCAGCGTGGCCTATGTGTCGCGCTCTGGGGGAATGTCCAACGAGCTCAACAACATCATCTCTCGCACCACGGATGGCGTATACGAAGGTGTGGCCATCGGAGGAGACAG ATATCCGGGCTCCACATTCATGGACCACGTCCTTCGTTACCAGGACACTCCAGGGGTCCAGATGATAGTGGTGCTGGGAGAG ATTGGAGGCACAGAGGAATACAGGATCTGTCAAGGCATCAGGGAGGGCAGAATAAGCAAACCCGTGGTGTGCTGGTGCATTGGAACCTGCGCCACTATGTTCACTTCAGAG GTTCAGTTTGGCCATGCAGGAGCTTGTGCCAACCAGGCTTCGGAAACAGCTGTAGCCAAGAACCAGGCTCTGAGGGACGCTGGAGCTTATGTACCAAAGAGCTTTGATGAGCTGGGAGATGTCATCAA GACTGTCTATGATGAGCTGGTGGCCAATGGTACCATCATTCCTGCTCAGGAGGTGCCACCCCCAACAGTACCTATGGATTACTCCTGGGCCAGG GAGTTGGGCCTGATCCGTAAACCAGCCTCATTCATGACGAGCATCTGTGACGAGCGAGGCCAGGAGCTCATCTACGCCGGCATGCCCATCACTGAGGTCTTTAAAGAGGAGATGGGTTTAGGAGGAGTGCTTGGCTTGCTTTGGTTCCAACGCAG GTTGCCGCGCTATGCCTGCCAGTTCATTGAGATGTGCCTGATGGTGACTGCTGATCACGGGCCCGCCGTCTCCGGTGCACACAACACCATCGTCTGTGCTCGCGCTGGCAAGGACCTTATTTCAAGCCTGACCTCTGGCCTGCTCACCATT GGGGATCGTTTTGGAGGAGCTCTGGATGCAGCCGCGAAGCAGTTCAGCAAAGCGTTCGACAGCGGCATGCTGCCCATGGAGTTTGTCAACAAGATGAAAAAGGACGGCAAGCTGATCATGGGCATCGGCCACAGGGTCAAATCA ATCAACAACCCAGACATGCGGGTGCAGATTCTGAAGGACTTTGTCAAGCAGCATTTCCCTTCGACCCACCTACTCGACTACGCTCTAGACGTAGAGAAGATCACCACCTCCAAG AAACCCAACCTGATCCTCAACGTAGACGGTTTTATTGGTGTTGCCTTTGTGGACCTGCTCAGGACGTGTGGTGGCTTCACACG GGATGAAGCTGACGAGTTTGTGGAGATCGGCGCACTAAATGGGATCTTTGTCCTCGGACGTAGTATGGGCTTTATTG GACATTACCTGGACCAGAAGAGGCTGAAACAGGGTTTGTACCGCCACCCCTGGGACGACATCTCCTACGTGCTCCCTGAGCACATGTCCATGTAA
- the aclyb gene encoding ATP-citrate synthase isoform X3, with translation MSAKAISEQTGKEFLYKYICTAAAVQNRFRYASVTAETDWDRLTQEHSWLLTERLVVKPDQLIKRRGKLGLVGIDLDLQGVREWLNGRLMRETTVGKAKGVLKNFLIEPFVPHTQEEEFYVCIYATREGDYVLFHHEGGVEVGDVDAKAERLMVAVDEKLSEEQVREQLLTNVPDDKKEILASFIVGLFNLYEDLYFTYLEINPLVVTEDGVYVLDMAAKIDATADYICKAKWGDVEFPPPFGREAYPEEAYIADLDAKSGASLKLTLLNPRGRIWTMVAGGGASVVYSDTICDLGGVDELANYGEYSGAPSEQQTYDYAKTILSLMTREKHPQGKVLIIGGSIANFTNVAATFKGIVRAIKDYQGPLKEHEVTIFVRRGGPNYQEGLRVMGEVGKTTGIPIHVFGTETHMTAIVGMALGHRPIPNQPPMDAHTANFLLNASNSAMTPATTRTASFSEPRTSNDVTPAKKSKAGLPAAKATTLFRKQTKAIVWGMQTRAVQGMLDFDYVCSRDEPSVAAMVYPFTGDHKQKFYWGHKEILLPVYKNMADAMKKHTEVDVLISFASLRSAFDSTMEAMQYPQIHTIAIIAEGIPEAQTRKMIKMADEKGVTIIGPATVGGIKPGCFKIGNTGGMLDNILASKLYRPGSVAYVSRSGGMSNELNNIISRTTDGVYEGVAIGGDRYPGSTFMDHVLRYQDTPGVQMIVVLGEIGGTEEYRICQGIREGRISKPVVCWCIGTCATMFTSEVQFGHAGACANQASETAVAKNQALRDAGAYVPKSFDELGDVIKTVYDELVANGTIIPAQEVPPPTVPMDYSWARELGLIRKPASFMTSICDERGQELIYAGMPITEVFKEEMGLGGVLGLLWFQRRLPRYACQFIEMCLMVTADHGPAVSGAHNTIVCARAGKDLISSLTSGLLTIGDRFGGALDAAAKQFSKAFDSGMLPMEFVNKMKKDGKLIMGIGHRVKSINNPDMRVQILKDFVKQHFPSTHLLDYALDVEKITTSKKPNLILNVDGFIGVAFVDLLRTCGGFTRDEADEFVEIGALNGIFVLGRSMGFIGHYLDQKRLKQGLYRHPWDDISYVLPEHMSM, from the exons ATGTCGGCGAAAGCCATCTCAGAGCAGACGGGAAAAGAGTTCTTGTACAAGTATATCTGCACTGCAGCGGCCGTGCAGAACCGCTTCCGCTATGCCAGTGTCACCGCCGAGACCGACTGGGACCGCCTCACACAGGAGCATTCATGGCTGCTAACAGAA cGGTTGGTGGTAAAGCCGGATCAACTAATCAAGCGGCGCGGGAAGCTCGGCCTGGTGGGCATCGACCTTGACCTGCAGGGTGTCCGAGAGTGGCTCAACGGCCGCCTCATGAGAGAGACCACT GTGGGAAAGGCAAAGGGCGTGCTGAAGAACTTCCTCATCGAGCCGtttgttccacacacacag GAGGAGgagttttatgtgtgtatttatgccACGCGTGAGGGCGACTACGTGCTTTTCCACCACGAGGGAGGAGTGGAGGTGGGCGATGTGGATGCCAAGGCCGAGAGGCTGATGGTTGCGGTGGATGAGAAGCTGAGCGAGGAGCAAGTCAGAGAGCAGCTCCTCACAAACGTTCCTGATGACAAGAAAGA AATCCTGGCCAGTTTTATTGTGGGCCTCTTCAACTTATATGAAGACCTCTATTTCACCTACCTTGAAATCAACCCTCTAG tCGTCACCGAAGATGGAGTGTACGTCCTCGACATGGCAGCCAAGATCGATGCCACGGCAGATTACATCTGCAAGGCTAAATGGGGTGATGTGGAGTTTCCACCACCATTTGGCAGAGAGGCATATCCAGAG GAGGCGTACATAGCCGATCTGGATGCAAAGAGTGGTGCCAGTCTGAAGTTGACCCTGCTAAACCCTCGTGGCAGGATCTGGACCATGGTGGCTGGAGGAGGGGCTTCAGTAGTCTACAG CGACACCATCTGTGACCTTGGAGGGGTGGATGAACTGGCAAACTACGGCGAGTACTCTGGCGCACCCAGTGAACAGCAGACCTACGACTACGCTAAAACCATCCTCTCTCTCATGACACGGGAGAAACATCCTCAAG gGAAAGTGCTAATCATCGGAGGAAGTATCGCCAACTTCACCAATGTAGCAGCCACATTCAAG GGCATTGTCAGGGCCATCAAAGACTACCAAGGTCCTCTGAAGGAGCACGAGGTCACCATCTTCGTTCGACGTGGCGGGCCCAACTACCAGGAGGGGCTGAGGGTGATGGGGGAAGTAG GGAAGACCACAGGTATTCCTATCCATGTGTTTGGTACCGAGACCCATATGACGGCCATTGTTGGAATGGCTCTGGGCCACCGGCCAATCCCTAACCAACCCCCGATGGATGCGCACACCGCCAACTTCCTCCTGAATGCTAGCAACAGTGCAATG ACTCCAGCTACAACAAGGACCGCTTCCTTCTCTGAACCTAGGACGTCTAATGATGTCACCCCAGCCAAAAAGTCTAAAGCCGGTCTTCCAGCAG ccaaagccaccacactcttcagaaaacagacaaaggccATAGTCTGGGGCATGCAGACACGAGCCGTGCAAGGCATGCTGGACTTTGACTACGTATGCTCCCGGGATGAACCCTCAGTGGCAGCCATGGTCTACCCCTTCAC TGGGGATCACAAGCAGAAGTTCTACTGGGGCCACAAGGAGATCCTGCTGCCGGTCTATAAGAACATGGCTGACGCCATGAAGAAGCACACCGAGGTGGACGTCCTGATCAGCTTTGCCTCACTGCGTTCAGCTTTCGACAGCACAATGGAGGCCATGCAGTACCCACAG atCCACACTATCGCCATCATAGCTGAGGGCATTCCTGAAGCTCAGACAAGGAAGATGATCAAGATGGCTGATGAGAAAGGTGTCACTATCATTGGCCCCGCTACG GTTGGTGGCATCAAGCCTGGCTGCTTTAAGATCGGCAACACGGGTGGCATGCTGGACAACATCCTGGCTTCCAAACTTTATCGTCCTGGCAGCGTGGCCTATGTGTCGCGCTCTGGGGGAATGTCCAACGAGCTCAACAACATCATCTCTCGCACCACGGATGGCGTATACGAAGGTGTGGCCATCGGAGGAGACAG ATATCCGGGCTCCACATTCATGGACCACGTCCTTCGTTACCAGGACACTCCAGGGGTCCAGATGATAGTGGTGCTGGGAGAG ATTGGAGGCACAGAGGAATACAGGATCTGTCAAGGCATCAGGGAGGGCAGAATAAGCAAACCCGTGGTGTGCTGGTGCATTGGAACCTGCGCCACTATGTTCACTTCAGAG GTTCAGTTTGGCCATGCAGGAGCTTGTGCCAACCAGGCTTCGGAAACAGCTGTAGCCAAGAACCAGGCTCTGAGGGACGCTGGAGCTTATGTACCAAAGAGCTTTGATGAGCTGGGAGATGTCATCAA GACTGTCTATGATGAGCTGGTGGCCAATGGTACCATCATTCCTGCTCAGGAGGTGCCACCCCCAACAGTACCTATGGATTACTCCTGGGCCAGG GAGTTGGGCCTGATCCGTAAACCAGCCTCATTCATGACGAGCATCTGTGACGAGCGAGGCCAGGAGCTCATCTACGCCGGCATGCCCATCACTGAGGTCTTTAAAGAGGAGATGGGTTTAGGAGGAGTGCTTGGCTTGCTTTGGTTCCAACGCAG GTTGCCGCGCTATGCCTGCCAGTTCATTGAGATGTGCCTGATGGTGACTGCTGATCACGGGCCCGCCGTCTCCGGTGCACACAACACCATCGTCTGTGCTCGCGCTGGCAAGGACCTTATTTCAAGCCTGACCTCTGGCCTGCTCACCATT GGGGATCGTTTTGGAGGAGCTCTGGATGCAGCCGCGAAGCAGTTCAGCAAAGCGTTCGACAGCGGCATGCTGCCCATGGAGTTTGTCAACAAGATGAAAAAGGACGGCAAGCTGATCATGGGCATCGGCCACAGGGTCAAATCA ATCAACAACCCAGACATGCGGGTGCAGATTCTGAAGGACTTTGTCAAGCAGCATTTCCCTTCGACCCACCTACTCGACTACGCTCTAGACGTAGAGAAGATCACCACCTCCAAG AAACCCAACCTGATCCTCAACGTAGACGGTTTTATTGGTGTTGCCTTTGTGGACCTGCTCAGGACGTGTGGTGGCTTCACACG GGATGAAGCTGACGAGTTTGTGGAGATCGGCGCACTAAATGGGATCTTTGTCCTCGGACGTAGTATGGGCTTTATTG GACATTACCTGGACCAGAAGAGGCTGAAACAGGGTTTGTACCGCCACCCCTGGGACGACATCTCCTACGTGCTCCCTGAGCACATGTCCATGTAA